A single genomic interval of Streptomyces graminofaciens harbors:
- a CDS encoding peptidase inhibitor family I36 protein, producing MKRLIALLGAGLLTAGAVLVTSVNAQAAECRSGYFCVWTHANFDGMKIDHSGDDRWWEGNMSNQDSSWANHGTSGPGVPDHVKVYDGRELLGAVTICLAPGQEVGYNAGANDRGSSHTWSVRC from the coding sequence GTGAAGCGACTCATCGCCCTCCTCGGGGCTGGTCTGCTCACCGCCGGAGCCGTCCTCGTGACCTCCGTCAACGCCCAGGCGGCCGAGTGCCGCAGCGGCTACTTCTGCGTGTGGACGCACGCCAACTTCGACGGCATGAAGATCGACCACAGCGGCGACGACCGCTGGTGGGAGGGCAACATGTCCAACCAGGACTCCTCCTGGGCCAACCACGGCACCTCCGGCCCCGGCGTCCCGGACCACGTGAAGGTGTACGACGGCCGTGAGCTGCTCGGGGCCGTCACCATCTGCCTCGCCCCGGGCCAGGAGGTCGGCTACAACGCGGGCGCCAACGACCGGGGCAGCTCGCACACCTGGTCGGTCCGCTGCTGA
- a CDS encoding diacylglycerol kinase family protein produces MATDDQLLVVIDPLARRTDGEAVRIVKDVLSAGAEHTKVCLPDGPEEFARALARRGSRRPVVVGDDRALLRAVAHLHRQRELAGCALSVVPVGAAQSLARSLGVPTGAVAAARAVLDGVERRLDLLVDDSDGVVLGALRIPAPPPPPTPPVGPGVPPHPPSWLRVCRESLVRTLSPRPARVRIAPPARLGPSRLRVEVDGVTLVDLDQPVEAVSIAPATDGTGGADVEIRPVSVGAEATPLRAVGHRVTVSGADFRYGADSMVSGPVRTRTWTVREGAWGLTLPG; encoded by the coding sequence GTGGCGACTGACGACCAGCTTCTCGTGGTCATCGACCCCCTCGCCCGTCGCACGGACGGTGAGGCGGTTCGGATCGTGAAAGACGTGCTCAGCGCGGGTGCCGAGCACACCAAGGTCTGCCTTCCCGACGGGCCCGAGGAATTCGCACGTGCGCTCGCCAGGCGTGGTTCCCGGCGGCCCGTGGTCGTCGGTGACGACCGTGCGCTGCTGCGGGCGGTGGCTCATTTGCATCGCCAGCGGGAGCTGGCCGGATGCGCGCTGTCGGTGGTGCCGGTCGGGGCCGCCCAGTCCTTGGCGCGTTCCCTCGGGGTGCCGACGGGCGCGGTGGCCGCGGCCCGGGCGGTGCTCGACGGGGTCGAGCGGCGCCTCGACCTGCTGGTCGACGACAGCGACGGGGTGGTGCTGGGCGCGCTGCGCATCCCGGCGCCGCCGCCACCGCCGACGCCCCCAGTCGGGCCCGGGGTCCCACCCCATCCCCCCTCCTGGCTGCGCGTCTGCCGAGAGTCCCTGGTCCGCACCCTCTCCCCGCGCCCCGCACGGGTACGGATCGCGCCCCCGGCCCGGCTCGGCCCGTCCCGGCTGCGGGTGGAGGTGGACGGGGTGACCCTCGTCGACCTGGACCAGCCGGTGGAGGCGGTGTCGATCGCCCCCGCCACGGACGGGACCGGCGGCGCGGACGTCGAGATCCGGCCGGTGTCGGTGGGCGCCGAGGCCACGCCCCTGCGGGCCGTCGGCCATCGCGTCACGGTCTCCGGGGCGGACTTCCGCTACGGGGCGGACTCGATGGTCTCGGGCCCGGTACGGACGCGGACGTGGACGGTACGGGAGGGGGCCTGGGGGCTGACGTTGCCGGGCTGA